One Sphingobacteriales bacterium DNA segment encodes these proteins:
- a CDS encoding TonB-dependent receptor produces the protein MIVLKLSIGSSTTLLAQTATIQGSVRSVLLNEPLVGAAIRSGNNGVVTDYNGDYKLELPAGASTIEVSYIGYISQTKTVELTASQNLTLNFTLEEKNDLMSEVVVVADVARSRKTPVAFSTVPLEKIQEQVSVQDLPMVLNSTPGVYATQQGGGDGDARVTIRGFNQRNIAIMIDGVPVNDMENGWVYWSNWSGLSEVARSMQVQRGLGASKLALPSVGGTINMLTKGIEAKKSFSIKQQIGTQGFLQTTLTGTTGRMKHGWGFTFTGSYRQQNGFIDNTWSKAWFYFAKLEKQLGKHTLGLSAIGAPQQHAQAGFKQKIAVYSTDWAAKLGVDTSGMAKSTKPIYNNGLKYNLHWGNIQRWKLANGDTILPETETLTEQLNFYHKPQITLKHFFAPHRNFSWSNIAYLSLGNGGGTSNFGTVPTNASGQYDYQKSYNANANPLFWDGVSPRASTIILQASINNHVWYGLLSTFEWKLNELLTFSGGLDGRSYKGIHTAEVYDLLGGDFYNDKTPNYTIDVAGAAIQRKKGDPIRRNYDGLVDWGGAFTQLEYDKGNISAFVNLTGAVTAYQRIDRYQKWDLETDTGWVYQAVGYNPKNWYITTTGDTIKWGNPNLRVSTTPKVIIPGFTAKAGANWNFSERMNAFVNVGYLDKAPPFGNVFSSSNSKYDEFVNEKIIATELGLGYKSANVAVNFNAYNTTWLNKPLIISFEDVDGNSITANVAGLRADHRGVELDAAIEPLKWLKIELLSSVGDWIWNSNAKAVIEATEGLDSTELTTANLNFSAKGVHVGDAAQVQFGGSIRIEPIKKAYITLKGIYYGKNFSDFQPEFLTGPNADRESWQTPNYQLFDLSAGYNFKLGKTMNGRIYGNILNLLNTEYISDASTRDGYEIEKIEVFFGQGRRLNLGVQVNF, from the coding sequence TTGATTGTCCTAAAACTATCCATTGGCAGCAGCACAACTTTGCTTGCCCAAACTGCTACCATACAAGGCAGCGTTCGCAGTGTGTTGCTTAACGAACCACTCGTTGGGGCAGCTATCCGGAGTGGCAATAATGGCGTTGTTACCGATTATAATGGCGACTACAAACTTGAATTGCCCGCCGGAGCCTCAACCATTGAAGTAAGTTATATCGGATATATTTCTCAAACAAAAACCGTTGAATTAACCGCCTCACAAAACTTAACTTTAAACTTTACCCTCGAAGAAAAAAATGATTTAATGAGCGAAGTTGTAGTAGTTGCCGACGTTGCCCGAAGCCGTAAAACCCCCGTGGCGTTTAGCACCGTACCCCTCGAAAAAATTCAAGAGCAGGTTAGCGTACAAGATTTACCCATGGTGCTTAACAGTACCCCCGGCGTTTATGCCACCCAGCAAGGCGGCGGCGATGGCGATGCACGAGTTACAATTAGAGGGTTTAACCAGCGAAACATAGCCATTATGATAGATGGCGTGCCGGTAAACGATATGGAAAATGGTTGGGTTTATTGGTCAAATTGGTCGGGTTTAAGCGAGGTTGCCCGCAGTATGCAAGTGCAGCGCGGCCTTGGGGCATCAAAATTGGCATTGCCCTCGGTAGGTGGCACCATTAATATGTTAACTAAAGGTATCGAAGCAAAAAAAAGCTTTTCAATAAAACAGCAAATAGGTACACAAGGATTTTTACAAACAACCTTAACAGGTACTACCGGCCGGATGAAACATGGCTGGGGCTTTACTTTTACTGGCTCGTACCGCCAACAAAACGGATTTATAGACAATACATGGAGCAAAGCTTGGTTTTATTTTGCCAAACTCGAAAAACAATTAGGTAAACACACCTTGGGACTATCGGCAATTGGCGCACCACAACAACACGCGCAGGCAGGTTTTAAACAAAAAATTGCCGTTTACAGTACAGACTGGGCAGCAAAATTAGGTGTTGACACCTCCGGAATGGCCAAAAGCACAAAACCTATCTATAATAACGGATTAAAATACAATTTGCACTGGGGTAATATTCAGCGCTGGAAACTTGCCAACGGCGACACCATACTTCCGGAAACCGAAACACTAACCGAGCAATTAAACTTCTACCACAAGCCTCAAATAACATTAAAGCATTTTTTTGCTCCACATCGCAATTTTAGCTGGTCAAACATCGCTTATTTGTCCTTAGGAAACGGAGGTGGCACCTCTAATTTTGGCACTGTTCCAACCAATGCAAGTGGGCAATACGACTATCAAAAATCTTACAATGCCAATGCAAACCCACTGTTTTGGGATGGGGTTTCGCCTCGTGCAAGTACCATTATTTTACAAGCAAGTATAAACAACCACGTTTGGTACGGACTTTTATCTACCTTCGAGTGGAAACTAAACGAGCTATTAACTTTTTCCGGAGGTTTAGATGGCCGTTCGTACAAGGGCATCCACACCGCCGAAGTTTATGATTTGCTTGGCGGCGATTTTTACAACGATAAAACACCCAACTACACCATAGATGTGGCCGGAGCCGCCATTCAACGCAAAAAAGGCGACCCCATACGCCGAAATTATGACGGCTTGGTTGATTGGGGCGGCGCTTTTACCCAACTCGAGTACGACAAAGGTAATATCAGCGCATTTGTAAACCTCACTGGCGCCGTTACAGCCTATCAACGCATTGACCGCTACCAGAAATGGGACCTCGAAACAGACACCGGATGGGTCTATCAGGCGGTAGGTTATAATCCAAAAAACTGGTATATAACAACAACCGGCGATACTATAAAATGGGGAAACCCAAATTTGCGGGTTTCAACCACGCCCAAAGTAATTATACCTGGATTTACAGCCAAAGCTGGGGCCAACTGGAATTTTAGCGAACGCATGAACGCTTTTGTTAATGTAGGCTATTTAGACAAAGCACCCCCATTCGGAAACGTATTTAGCAGTTCTAACTCTAAATACGACGAATTTGTAAACGAAAAAATAATAGCGACCGAATTAGGGCTGGGTTACAAATCGGCAAATGTGGCAGTAAATTTTAACGCCTACAACACAACTTGGCTCAACAAACCCTTAATTATTAGCTTTGAAGATGTTGATGGCAACAGTATAACCGCCAATGTTGCCGGATTACGTGCCGACCACCGGGGCGTAGAATTAGATGCCGCTATTGAACCATTGAAATGGTTAAAAATTGAACTGCTCTCGTCCGTGGGAGATTGGATTTGGAACAGCAATGCCAAAGCAGTTATTGAGGCAACCGAAGGTTTAGACTCGACTGAATTGACTACCGCCAACCTAAATTTTAGCGCCAAAGGTGTGCATGTAGGCGATGCAGCCCAAGTGCAATTTGGCGGCAGCATCCGGATTGAACCCATCAAAAAAGCGTATATTACTTTAAAAGGTATTTATTACGGCAAAAATTTCTCCGATTTTCAGCCCGAATTTTTAACCGGCCCCAATGCCGACCGCGAAAGTTGGCAAACCCCCAATTATCAACTTTTTGACCTAAGCGCGGGGTACAATTTTAAACTCGGTAAAACTATGAATGGCCGTATTTATGGCAATATTTTAAACTTACTTAATACCGAGTATATAAGTGATGCCAGTACCCGTGATGGTTACGAAATTGAAAAGATTGAAGTTTTTTTTGGGCAGGGTCGTAGATTAAATTTAGGCGTTCAAGTCAATTTTTAA
- a CDS encoding ferrous iron transport protein A, whose protein sequence is MPSPKIQPIPLTQLRLGQTAILFAVNHPELKNALLNMGVQCGDTIKLSNIALWGCPIAIAVNGTKIGIRKHAAKQIWVELTDN, encoded by the coding sequence ATGCCAAGCCCAAAAATACAGCCAATACCTTTAACCCAACTGCGTCTTGGGCAAACAGCAATCTTGTTTGCCGTTAACCATCCTGAGTTAAAAAACGCATTGCTGAATATGGGTGTACAATGTGGCGATACTATAAAATTAAGCAATATTGCGCTTTGGGGTTGCCCCATTGCTATTGCTGTAAATGGCACTAAAATAGGTATTCGAAAACATGCCGCCAAACAGATATGGGTCGAGCTAACCGACAATTAA
- a CDS encoding DUF2723 domain-containing protein, whose translation MDTQRFNQFITYTGWLVFLISGITYTLTIEATTSLWDCGEFIASSWKQQVVHPPGASTFLMISRMFTLLAAGDPQLIGLTINFMSGLCSAFAMMFLCWVTIHLARKLITPDNATDNQYTAGQAWTILGAGLIAGLGGTFTDSIWFSAVEGEVYSMSLMFTAMVVWAACKWDARADKPSADNWLLFIGFIIGVTLFVHWLNILAIPAITMVYYFRRYKPTWPGAITAFIIGNVLLGFILSGIIQGVVSVGAAFELFLVNGMGMPFNSGVWLYLVLLIGVMAFGLWWSHKNKKILVNSALLFAMFVLIGYSSIITIVIRANANTNINMNTPSDIVSLDAYLKREQYGSRPLLTGYDFTAKVVDTKKTGTKYFKGEKRYEDVGDKIEYVFDGKKMFFPRIYSTESDHRRLYERWLDLKPGEKPTTADNWKFFFKYQIGHMYVRYLLWNFVGRQNDEQGMGDIRDGNWLSGIGFVDSAFLGPQSNLPEAIKNHPSRNTMFFIPLLIALLGAIFQFMSNKRYFGVVTLLFLYLGVMIIIQGNSPPVEPRERDYIFAGSFWAFNIWLGLGVVAIFDMLGGLLKNQQARSILAIGIAALAPLLMGAQNWNNHDRSNRFAARDFAANYLNSCAPNSIIFTQGDNDTYPLWYAQEVEGIRRDVRVVNLSLLGVDWYIDQLRRKVNDADPVPMTLTPEKYRGTERDIVPFVAKQDIPADAYVSLDNVMKFITSESSSAKVTGSGRPMNYLPTKRIKMPVDREAVLASGAISPNDVPLMEPEIQWEITKDNLYKNDLLVLDIVNANNWKRPIYFAISVSPSSYLGLEKYFQLEGLAYRIVPVEAKGVEPYTGKVNPDIMYQNMMSNFKFGNIKNPDVLVDADLTRMVHNFRGNSARLAEAFIDRGQKDKAAEVLNRAMTEMPDSAVPFNMYLFPIISAYYETDDMENANAITDRTTDRIAQDIAYYKSLKGKYAAMYKRELDSSENLMRVIIRMLTEKQQTEMANKVQAKLDAIGK comes from the coding sequence ATGGATACCCAACGTTTTAACCAATTTATAACCTATACTGGTTGGCTTGTTTTTTTAATTTCCGGAATTACATATACCCTTACCATTGAAGCGACTACCAGCCTTTGGGATTGTGGTGAGTTTATAGCTTCTTCATGGAAACAACAAGTTGTTCACCCACCCGGGGCATCAACATTTTTAATGATTTCGCGGATGTTTACCTTGCTTGCCGCCGGCGACCCCCAATTAATAGGTTTGACTATAAACTTTATGTCGGGGCTATGCTCGGCATTTGCCATGATGTTTTTATGCTGGGTAACTATACATTTAGCCCGAAAACTCATTACTCCGGACAATGCAACCGACAACCAATACACAGCGGGGCAAGCCTGGACAATTTTAGGCGCAGGTTTAATAGCCGGCTTGGGTGGCACTTTTACCGATAGTATTTGGTTTTCGGCTGTCGAAGGCGAGGTGTACTCTATGTCGTTAATGTTTACAGCTATGGTAGTTTGGGCAGCCTGCAAATGGGATGCCCGCGCCGACAAACCAAGTGCCGATAATTGGTTGTTATTTATTGGTTTTATTATTGGGGTTACACTTTTTGTCCATTGGTTAAATATTTTAGCTATTCCGGCAATTACTATGGTGTACTATTTTAGACGCTACAAACCTACCTGGCCAGGTGCAATTACGGCATTTATTATTGGTAATGTATTGTTGGGCTTCATTTTGTCGGGTATTATACAAGGTGTAGTAAGTGTGGGTGCTGCCTTCGAATTATTTTTAGTAAACGGAATGGGCATGCCTTTTAATTCGGGTGTTTGGTTGTATTTAGTATTGTTAATTGGCGTTATGGCATTTGGCTTGTGGTGGTCGCACAAAAACAAAAAAATATTAGTAAACAGTGCCTTGTTGTTTGCCATGTTTGTACTTATTGGATACAGCTCTATTATTACCATTGTAATTAGGGCAAACGCAAATACCAATATTAACATGAACACGCCAAGTGATATTGTTTCGTTAGATGCCTATTTAAAACGCGAACAATATGGCTCAAGACCATTATTAACCGGATATGATTTTACCGCCAAAGTGGTTGATACCAAAAAAACAGGCACCAAATATTTTAAAGGCGAAAAAAGATACGAAGACGTAGGCGATAAAATTGAATACGTTTTTGACGGTAAAAAAATGTTCTTCCCGCGTATTTACAGCACCGAAAGCGACCACCGCCGCCTATACGAACGCTGGTTAGATTTAAAACCCGGAGAAAAACCAACTACTGCCGACAACTGGAAATTCTTTTTTAAATACCAAATTGGCCACATGTACGTGCGCTATTTACTTTGGAATTTTGTAGGCCGCCAAAACGACGAACAAGGTATGGGCGATATTCGCGATGGCAATTGGCTATCCGGAATTGGCTTTGTTGACAGCGCCTTCTTAGGCCCCCAAAGCAATCTTCCAGAGGCAATAAAAAATCATCCTTCGCGCAATACAATGTTTTTTATTCCCTTGTTAATTGCCTTGTTAGGTGCAATTTTCCAATTTATGTCTAACAAGCGATACTTTGGCGTAGTAACTTTATTGTTCCTGTACTTGGGCGTAATGATAATTATTCAAGGAAACTCGCCACCTGTTGAACCGCGCGAACGCGATTATATTTTTGCCGGCTCGTTTTGGGCCTTTAATATTTGGTTGGGCTTGGGCGTAGTTGCCATTTTCGATATGCTGGGCGGCCTACTTAAAAACCAACAAGCCCGCAGCATTTTAGCCATTGGCATTGCCGCCTTGGCTCCCTTGTTAATGGGCGCACAAAACTGGAATAATCACGACCGCAGTAACCGCTTTGCCGCCCGCGATTTTGCCGCCAACTACCTAAATTCATGCGCACCCAATTCCATTATTTTTACCCAAGGCGATAATGACACTTACCCACTATGGTACGCCCAAGAGGTCGAGGGCATTAGGCGCGATGTGCGGGTGGTAAACCTTAGCTTACTGGGCGTTGACTGGTATATTGACCAACTGCGGCGCAAAGTTAACGATGCCGACCCCGTACCAATGACCCTAACCCCCGAAAAATACCGAGGCACCGAGCGCGATATCGTTCCCTTTGTTGCCAAACAAGATATTCCGGCTGATGCTTACGTTTCGCTCGATAATGTGATGAAATTTATAACCTCTGAAAGTTCGAGTGCAAAAGTTACCGGATCCGGACGGCCTATGAACTACCTTCCTACAAAACGCATCAAAATGCCCGTTGACCGCGAAGCAGTTTTGGCATCGGGGGCTATATCGCCTAATGATGTGCCATTGATGGAACCCGAAATTCAATGGGAAATAACCAAAGATAATTTATATAAAAACGACCTGCTTGTTTTAGATATTGTAAATGCCAATAACTGGAAACGCCCTATTTATTTTGCTATTTCGGTGTCGCCCTCAAGTTATTTGGGTTTAGAGAAATATTTCCAGCTCGAAGGTTTGGCCTATCGCATTGTACCCGTTGAAGCCAAAGGCGTTGAGCCTTATACCGGCAAAGTTAATCCGGATATTATGTATCAAAACATGATGAGCAATTTTAAATTTGGCAATATTAAAAATCCGGATGTTTTGGTTGATGCCGATCTGACGCGGATGGTGCATAATTTTAGAGGTAATTCAGCCCGTCTGGCAGAAGCGTTCATTGATAGAGGCCAAAAAGACAAAGCCGCCGAAGTGCTAAACCGCGCCATGACCGAAATGCCCGACAGTGCCGTTCCTTTTAATATGTATTTGTTTCCAATAATATCGGCCTACTACGAAACCGATGATATGGAGAACGCCAATGCTATAACCGACCGCACCACCGACCGCATTGCCCAAGACATTGCCTACTACAAAAGCCTGAAAGGAAAATACGCCGCAATGTATAAACGCGAATTAGACTCGAGCGAAAACCTGATGCGGGTAATTATTCGTATGCTCACCGAAAAACAACAAACCGAAATGGCCAACAAAGTACAGGCCAAATTAGATGCTATTGGCAAATAA
- a CDS encoding replication-associated recombination protein A translates to MNNQYYPDNLFSATPPLAERMRPKNLDQFIGQQVITGKTSLLRKALDAGVVPSLILWGPPGTGKTTLVYIIANHTKLPLITLNAVESGVRQVREAIDKAAGQGKTLLFIDEIHRFNKAQQDALLSAVEKGIITLIGATTENPSFEVIAPLLSRCSVFVLETLNADELLRIVQFAIHNDEYLRSRNIELVEYEALLKLSGGDARKLLNLLEFLVQSQPPTNEPLRITNQLTDELGKQLLLRYDKSGEQHYDIISAFIKSLRGSDPNAAIYYLVRMIESGEDPKFIARRMLILASEDIGNANPTALVIANTCFDAVAKIGYPECALTLTQTAIYLACSPKSNSVYSALKAAKKLVLDTGNLNVPMHLRNAPTRLMRQLGYGNEYVYPHEKQGNFWPQEYLPEEIAQTKLYQPAANTREEEYRKWLRQRWKEKYDY, encoded by the coding sequence ATGAACAACCAATATTATCCGGATAATTTATTTTCGGCGACACCTCCACTGGCCGAACGTATGCGCCCCAAAAACTTAGATCAGTTCATTGGGCAACAGGTTATAACGGGCAAAACATCGCTTTTGCGAAAGGCTTTGGATGCGGGCGTTGTGCCGTCTTTAATTTTGTGGGGGCCGCCCGGCACTGGCAAAACCACTTTGGTCTATATTATTGCCAACCATACTAAATTGCCATTAATTACGCTAAATGCAGTCGAGTCGGGGGTGCGGCAAGTGCGCGAAGCCATTGACAAAGCAGCAGGGCAAGGCAAAACCCTGTTATTTATAGACGAAATTCACAGATTTAACAAAGCGCAGCAAGATGCGTTGCTTAGTGCAGTCGAAAAGGGCATAATTACCCTTATTGGTGCTACTACCGAAAACCCATCGTTCGAGGTAATTGCCCCTTTATTGTCAAGGTGTTCGGTGTTTGTACTTGAAACCCTAAACGCCGACGAACTGCTGCGTATAGTACAATTTGCCATCCATAACGATGAATATTTGCGCAGCCGTAATATTGAATTGGTCGAATACGAGGCTTTGCTTAAACTATCGGGGGGCGATGCCCGCAAATTGCTGAACCTGTTAGAGTTTTTAGTACAAAGTCAGCCCCCAACCAACGAGCCTTTGCGCATTACCAACCAATTAACCGATGAGTTGGGCAAACAACTGTTGCTGCGCTACGACAAATCGGGCGAACAACATTACGACATTATATCGGCCTTTATAAAATCGCTGCGCGGAAGCGACCCTAATGCAGCCATATATTATTTGGTTCGGATGATAGAAAGTGGAGAAGACCCTAAGTTTATAGCCCGCCGGATGCTGATATTAGCCAGCGAAGACATAGGTAATGCCAACCCTACCGCTTTGGTAATTGCCAATACCTGTTTTGATGCAGTTGCTAAAATTGGGTATCCGGAATGTGCTTTAACACTTACACAAACTGCTATTTATTTGGCTTGCTCGCCCAAAAGCAACAGTGTTTACTCTGCCTTAAAAGCCGCCAAAAAATTAGTGCTCGACACCGGAAACTTAAACGTACCCATGCACCTGCGCAATGCTCCCACTCGCTTAATGCGCCAGTTGGGGTATGGCAACGAGTACGTTTACCCACACGAAAAACAAGGCAACTTTTGGCCCCAAGAATACCTGCCCGAAGAAATAGCGCAAACCAAACTATATCAGCCAGCTGCCAATACCCGCGAAGAAGAATACCGGAAATGGCTGCGCCAGCGATGGAAAGAAAAATACGACTATTAA
- a CDS encoding class I SAM-dependent methyltransferase — MQTAERISSHDGSDNVIYQRHLVAYHTAANLVNGQLLEVGCGEGYGIPLLADKVQTYHALDKFKTNLNNWTTQFKHLHFTQASVPPLPYPSNEFDSLVSFQVIEHIENDAEFVKELARVLKPGGVLVLTTPNRPMSLTRNPWHVREYTHTELTQLLQTHFSKVDMQGVYGNEKVMQYYEDNKKSVRKFTRFDIFNLQYKLPRQLLQIPYDILNRFNRQKLKKGNPNLVNDIQVGDYHLKNADKNCFDLLAIAHK, encoded by the coding sequence ATGCAAACAGCCGAACGAATTTCATCGCACGACGGATCAGATAATGTAATTTACCAACGACATTTGGTGGCCTACCATACTGCTGCCAATTTGGTAAACGGCCAATTATTAGAAGTTGGCTGCGGCGAAGGCTACGGAATTCCACTTTTAGCCGATAAAGTGCAAACCTACCATGCACTCGATAAGTTTAAAACCAATTTAAACAACTGGACAACACAATTTAAACATTTGCATTTTACCCAAGCCAGCGTACCGCCCCTGCCCTACCCTTCCAATGAATTCGACTCGTTGGTAAGTTTTCAGGTGATTGAACATATCGAAAACGATGCAGAATTTGTAAAAGAATTGGCGCGGGTGCTTAAACCAGGCGGTGTTTTAGTTTTAACTACCCCCAACCGCCCTATGTCTTTAACGCGCAACCCATGGCATGTGCGCGAATACACCCATACCGAACTGACGCAACTTTTGCAAACACATTTTAGCAAAGTTGATATGCAGGGCGTATATGGAAACGAAAAAGTAATGCAATACTACGAAGACAATAAAAAATCGGTCCGGAAATTTACCCGCTTCGATATTTTTAATTTGCAATACAAATTGCCTCGCCAATTATTGCAAATTCCCTACGATATACTTAACCGCTTTAACCGCCAAAAATTAAAAAAAGGCAATCCAAATTTAGTAAACGATATACAAGTTGGCGATTATCACCTAAAAAACGCCGACAAAAACTGTTTCGACTTATTGGCCATTGCGCATAAATAA